One genomic window of Methyloceanibacter sp. wino2 includes the following:
- the thiD gene encoding bifunctional hydroxymethylpyrimidine kinase/phosphomethylpyrimidine kinase: protein MTADRTLIALTVAGSDSSGGAGIQADLKTFSALGVYGASAITALTAQNTQGVDDVMAVPPEFVLAQMQSVARDLDVGAIKIGMLATAETVEAVATGLDLFEDVPVVLDPVMVSTSGDLLLDEDAVGVLRDRLLPRATVATPNLAECAALLGEPPESREQMMEGRAERLRALGADAVLLTGGESMAETALDIFADANGVQRIEAPRHETQNTHGTGCTLSSAIAAELAKGETVEKAVKLAKMYVTAAIIAADEIHVGQGAGPLHHFHAFWQKPS from the coding sequence ATGACAGCAGACAGAACCCTGATTGCACTCACCGTGGCCGGTTCGGATTCATCGGGCGGCGCGGGCATCCAAGCCGATCTGAAGACTTTCTCCGCACTCGGCGTCTATGGCGCGAGCGCGATCACGGCACTGACCGCGCAGAACACACAGGGCGTCGACGATGTCATGGCCGTGCCGCCGGAGTTCGTGCTGGCACAGATGCAGTCTGTCGCGCGCGATCTCGATGTCGGGGCCATCAAGATCGGGATGCTGGCCACGGCCGAGACAGTTGAGGCGGTGGCGACTGGCCTCGACCTGTTCGAAGACGTCCCCGTCGTGCTCGATCCCGTCATGGTGTCGACCAGCGGCGATCTATTGCTCGATGAGGATGCGGTCGGCGTGCTGCGGGACCGGCTCCTGCCGCGCGCGACCGTCGCCACGCCCAATCTCGCGGAATGTGCGGCCTTGCTTGGAGAGCCGCCGGAAAGCCGGGAGCAGATGATGGAAGGCCGTGCGGAGCGGCTGCGGGCCCTCGGGGCGGACGCAGTGCTACTGACCGGCGGCGAATCCATGGCCGAGACGGCGCTCGACATTTTCGCCGACGCGAACGGCGTTCAAAGGATCGAGGCGCCCCGCCACGAGACCCAAAATACACATGGCACCGGCTGCACGCTGTCCTCGGCGATTGCCGCGGAGCTCGCCAAGGGCGAGACCGTCGAAAAGGCGGTCAAGCTTGCCAAGATGTATGTCACGGCGGCGATCATCGCCGCGGACGAGATTCATGTTGGGCAGGGCGCCGGGCCGCTGCACCACTTCCACGCCTTCTGGCAGAAGCCGTCGTAG